One Oceanicoccus sagamiensis genomic region harbors:
- a CDS encoding gamma-glutamylcyclotransferase family protein, with protein sequence MIHYYFAYGSNMNPARMGARGLSTVNALAGTLKGFSLRFDKRATGKTGVAYANVGYQRDGKVEGVLYQLERPEDIVIMDPFEGNPVRYGREVFCVDSAQGIIHAWVYVANKALLADDLLPERQYLNHLLAGKAWHSDDYHQWLSAQPCIESERVDSDMNGLIYNV encoded by the coding sequence GTGATCCATTACTATTTTGCCTACGGCAGCAATATGAACCCGGCCCGGATGGGGGCAAGGGGCTTGTCGACGGTTAACGCGCTTGCCGGTACCTTAAAAGGGTTTAGCTTACGTTTCGATAAACGGGCTACTGGCAAGACGGGTGTGGCCTATGCCAATGTGGGTTATCAGCGCGACGGTAAAGTTGAGGGTGTGTTGTACCAGCTGGAGCGACCTGAAGATATTGTCATTATGGACCCCTTTGAGGGCAACCCGGTACGCTATGGGCGCGAGGTATTTTGTGTGGATTCGGCACAGGGCATTATCCACGCCTGGGTTTATGTCGCCAATAAAGCACTGTTGGCGGATGACCTATTGCCAGAGCGCCAATACCTGAATCATTTATTGGCCGGTAAAGCCTGGCATTCGGATGATTACCATCAGTGGCTGAGTGCGCAGCCCTGTATTGAGTCAGAGCGTGTAGATAGCGACATGAATGGGCTTATTTATAATGTCTGA
- a CDS encoding elongation factor P hydroxylase: MSEHAVQSLPLEHSAADVITLFDGLFAEAENTRLVKGEQEPIYIPASADCDYHQIVFAHGFFSSALHEIAHWCIAGKERRQQLDYGYWYAPDGRDQQQQYQFEQVEVKPQALEWILSKACQKSFRISADNLNGVDTDDEPFKSAVYQQAVRYCEQGLPLRAKLLVATLANFYQTAIPETAHFQFVELG, translated from the coding sequence ATGTCTGAGCACGCAGTGCAGTCTTTACCACTGGAGCACAGTGCTGCTGACGTAATCACCTTGTTTGATGGGCTATTTGCCGAAGCTGAAAATACCCGCTTGGTTAAAGGTGAGCAGGAGCCGATTTATATCCCCGCCAGTGCCGACTGCGACTATCATCAAATTGTTTTTGCCCACGGTTTTTTTTCCAGCGCTTTACATGAAATTGCCCACTGGTGTATTGCCGGTAAAGAGCGTCGCCAACAGTTGGATTATGGGTATTGGTATGCGCCGGATGGTCGCGACCAACAGCAGCAATATCAATTTGAACAGGTTGAGGTCAAACCCCAGGCCTTGGAGTGGATATTGTCCAAAGCCTGCCAAAAATCCTTTCGTATCAGTGCTGATAATTTAAATGGCGTGGATACTGATGATGAGCCTTTTAAGTCGGCCGTTTACCAGCAGGCAGTTCGTTATTGTGAGCAGGGCTTGCCCCTGCGGGCAAAATTATTGGTGGCTACTCTGGCCAACTTCTATCAAACAGCGATACCTGAAACTGCTCATTTCCAGTTTGTGGAACTAGGCTAA
- the fghA gene encoding S-formylglutathione hydrolase: protein MEEIASNKISGGWQKRYQHQSEVLGCEMVFSVYLPPQAEQGAVPVLYWLSGLTCNDQNFVTKAGAQRYAAEHGVAIVAPDTSPRGDDVADDEAWDFAQGAGFYLTATQQPWAKHYNMYDYIVTELPALINAMPAIDSSRCGIFGHSMGGHGALTIALKNPDNYQSVSAFSPICAPMQCPWGEKALANYLGDDRESWSDYDACELIAKTEQQLPLLVDQGSADDFLVEQLKPELLEAACKDRGHPLTLRMQPGYDHSYYFISSFIGDHIKHHADALKQL from the coding sequence GTGGAAGAAATAGCAAGCAATAAAATATCTGGCGGTTGGCAGAAACGCTATCAACACCAATCTGAAGTGTTAGGTTGTGAGATGGTATTTTCTGTCTACTTGCCACCGCAGGCAGAGCAGGGAGCTGTGCCCGTATTGTACTGGTTGTCGGGGCTAACCTGTAATGACCAGAACTTTGTAACCAAGGCGGGCGCTCAGCGCTATGCGGCTGAACACGGCGTGGCGATTGTTGCGCCTGATACCAGTCCTCGTGGTGATGATGTGGCCGATGATGAGGCTTGGGATTTTGCTCAGGGTGCAGGTTTTTACCTGACAGCAACACAGCAGCCCTGGGCCAAACATTACAATATGTATGATTATATCGTGACTGAGTTACCCGCCTTGATTAATGCCATGCCAGCGATTGATTCCAGTCGCTGCGGTATTTTTGGACACTCTATGGGTGGCCATGGCGCGCTAACCATTGCGTTGAAAAACCCTGATAACTATCAATCAGTATCCGCCTTTTCACCGATCTGTGCGCCTATGCAGTGCCCATGGGGAGAAAAAGCTCTGGCTAATTATTTGGGTGATGACCGTGAAAGCTGGAGTGACTATGATGCCTGCGAATTAATTGCTAAAACCGAGCAGCAGTTGCCGCTATTGGTTGACCAGGGTAGTGCCGATGATTTTCTGGTGGAGCAGTTAAAGCCGGAATTATTAGAGGCCGCTTGCAAAGATCGGGGGCATCCATTAACCCTGAGAATGCAGCCGGGTTATGATCATAGCTATTATTTTATTAGCAGTTTTATCGGTGACCATATCAAGCATCATGCGGATGCTCTTAAGCAGCTTTAA
- a CDS encoding 5'-3' exonuclease, which yields MANSSQPIYLIDASIYIFRAYFSLPDEWHSPEGYSVNALNGYTQFILKFLQQVKPEQIAIAYDESLGSCFRNDIYPGYKASRVLPDEELAFQLAACKALTELMGIASFASERYEADDIIASLAHAAQQRGENVTIVSRDKDLGQILKHRDDIFWDYAADKRITLGDFINHYGVQAYQMTDFLALLGDSIDDIPGVPGIGKKTAAALLGQFGSIDAMYHDLPAVAASGLRGAKTLVEKLIDYREQIAMAQTLVRLEQQVPELDRVNLQWQPPSKQTVAYFLDEYALGQRFQRQLDNCYWGQ from the coding sequence ATGGCTAATTCCTCTCAGCCTATTTACCTGATTGATGCGTCAATCTATATTTTTCGCGCTTATTTTTCCCTGCCCGATGAATGGCATAGTCCTGAAGGTTATTCGGTTAACGCGCTAAATGGCTATACTCAGTTTATTCTCAAGTTTTTGCAACAGGTAAAGCCTGAACAGATTGCTATTGCCTATGATGAGAGTTTAGGTAGTTGTTTTCGCAATGATATTTACCCGGGCTATAAGGCGAGCAGGGTGCTGCCCGATGAAGAGCTGGCCTTCCAGTTAGCGGCCTGCAAAGCCTTAACCGAACTTATGGGTATTGCCAGTTTTGCCAGTGAGCGTTACGAGGCCGATGATATTATTGCCAGCCTGGCCCATGCCGCCCAGCAGCGGGGGGAGAATGTCACCATTGTTTCCAGAGACAAAGACCTGGGCCAAATACTTAAACACCGCGATGATATATTCTGGGACTATGCCGCCGACAAGCGTATTACCCTGGGGGATTTTATTAACCATTATGGCGTGCAAGCTTATCAGATGACCGATTTTCTGGCATTGCTAGGCGATAGTATTGATGATATTCCGGGTGTGCCCGGTATCGGCAAAAAAACCGCAGCGGCCCTGTTAGGACAATTCGGTAGTATTGATGCGATGTATCATGATTTACCCGCGGTAGCCGCTTCAGGTCTGCGAGGTGCTAAAACTCTGGTGGAAAAATTGATCGATTACCGTGAGCAAATTGCAATGGCCCAGACCCTGGTTAGGTTGGAGCAGCAGGTACCTGAGCTCGACCGGGTGAATTTGCAATGGCAGCCGCCATCAAAGCAGACCGTGGCATACTTCCTCGATGAATATGCTTTAGGTCAACGTTTTCAGCGACAGCTGGATAATTGTTATTGGGGGCAATAA
- the tusA gene encoding sulfurtransferase TusA produces the protein MDFPDASTLDTSGLLCPEPVMMLHNKIRDIAVGDMIELIATDPSTERDVPKFCAFLGHKLVDRQERDKKYFYYIEKAATAST, from the coding sequence ATGGATTTTCCTGATGCCTCCACCCTGGATACCAGCGGCTTATTATGCCCTGAGCCGGTGATGATGCTACATAATAAAATACGGGATATAGCGGTTGGCGATATGATCGAGCTAATTGCTACCGACCCATCTACCGAGCGGGATGTTCCTAAATTCTGTGCCTTTCTTGGCCATAAATTAGTGGATAGACAGGAACGTGATAAAAAGTATTTTTACTATATAGAAAAAGCCGCGACCGCCTCGACCTAA
- a CDS encoding zinc transporter ZntB — MTVIDDSGHISKGLVNALLLDGKGGAKKIDQNEVVNLNTQQDKLWLHFDYEEPAVQQWLEQCSGLNTVAIESLISDETRPHVLSRGDNLLIVLRGVNQNPGAQPEDMVSLRIWTDGKRLISTRKRSLISTETLLSSLSESSGAEDIAALLIEWVDRIVASISDVVDDLEEELLDMEEQLFSAEPRELRSELLHMRKKAILIRRYLAPQREALNQLIAAPLTWLNDFHRVRLRSIADRQIRHIEDIDTVKERASMAQEELANRVSEQLNSRSYVLTVVAAVFLPLGFFTGLMGINVGGMPGVESEQGFWLVSAICMGLTVLLMGLFYWRKWL; from the coding sequence ATGACAGTGATTGATGATTCTGGGCATATCTCTAAAGGTCTGGTCAATGCTTTGCTATTGGATGGCAAAGGCGGGGCAAAAAAAATCGACCAGAATGAAGTGGTCAACTTAAACACTCAACAAGACAAGCTCTGGTTACATTTTGATTATGAAGAGCCCGCGGTGCAGCAATGGCTTGAGCAGTGCAGTGGTTTAAATACAGTTGCTATAGAGAGTTTGATCAGTGATGAAACGCGTCCCCATGTTCTCAGTCGCGGTGATAATCTGTTGATCGTTTTGCGCGGTGTTAACCAAAACCCCGGTGCGCAACCCGAGGATATGGTTTCTTTACGCATATGGACTGATGGTAAGCGGCTTATCAGTACCAGAAAACGCTCACTGATATCCACCGAAACACTATTAAGCAGCTTGAGTGAAAGCAGTGGTGCTGAAGATATTGCCGCGCTATTAATCGAGTGGGTAGACCGTATCGTTGCTAGTATTAGCGATGTGGTTGATGATCTGGAAGAAGAGTTGTTAGATATGGAAGAGCAATTATTTTCTGCTGAGCCTCGGGAACTTCGTAGTGAGCTACTACACATGCGTAAAAAAGCCATTCTTATACGTCGTTATTTAGCACCACAGCGTGAGGCATTAAACCAACTGATCGCTGCCCCTTTGACGTGGTTAAATGATTTTCATCGAGTCAGGTTGCGCAGTATTGCTGACCGCCAGATTCGTCATATTGAGGATATTGATACGGTTAAGGAAAGAGCCAGTATGGCTCAGGAAGAGCTGGCTAATCGCGTGTCTGAACAATTGAACAGTCGCAGTTATGTCTTGACGGTTGTGGCTGCGGTATTTTTACCGCTGGGTTTTTTTACCGGATTGATGGGTATTAATGTGGGAGGTATGCCGGGTGTAGAGAGTGAGCAGGGTTTTTGGTTGGTGTCGGCTATCTGTATGGGGCTAACGGTTTTATTAATGGGACTATTTTACTGGCGCAAGTGGTTATGA
- a CDS encoding S-(hydroxymethyl)glutathione dehydrogenase/class III alcohol dehydrogenase gives MMKSRAAVAWEAGKPLSIEEVDVQGPKAGEVLIRVVATGVCHTDAFTLSGDDPEGIFPSILGHEGGGVVEEIGEGVTSVAVGDHVIPLYTPECGQCKFCLSGKTNLCQAIRVTQGQGLMPDGTSRFSLGGKQLHHFMGTSTFSEYTVMPEIAVAKINKAAPLDKVCLLGCGITTGIGAVLHTAKVEPGSTVAVFGLGGVGLSVLQGAVLAKASRIIAVDINEDKFEMAKLLGATDCINPKNYDAPIQDVIVDLTDGGVDYSFEAIGRTETMRSALECCHKGWGESTIIGVAGAGQEITTRPFQLVTGRVWRGSAFGGVKGRSQLPGYVEQYMQGDIKVDEMVTHTMGLEDINKAFDLMHSGESIRSVVIF, from the coding sequence ATTATGAAATCACGCGCAGCAGTTGCCTGGGAAGCCGGTAAACCACTCTCCATTGAAGAAGTCGATGTACAGGGCCCTAAGGCTGGTGAAGTGCTTATTCGCGTCGTAGCCACTGGCGTTTGCCATACCGATGCATTTACCTTAAGCGGCGATGATCCCGAAGGTATTTTCCCCTCTATACTTGGCCACGAAGGCGGTGGTGTTGTTGAGGAAATTGGTGAGGGAGTAACCTCCGTGGCCGTGGGTGATCATGTTATTCCACTGTATACCCCAGAGTGTGGCCAGTGTAAGTTCTGCCTGTCCGGTAAAACCAATCTTTGTCAGGCTATCCGTGTGACTCAAGGCCAGGGCTTAATGCCCGATGGTACTTCTCGCTTTTCTTTAGGTGGCAAGCAATTGCATCACTTTATGGGTACCTCAACCTTTTCTGAATATACCGTTATGCCTGAAATTGCCGTGGCCAAAATTAATAAAGCGGCCCCGCTGGATAAAGTATGTTTGTTAGGCTGTGGTATTACTACCGGTATCGGTGCAGTGCTGCATACCGCCAAAGTTGAGCCAGGTTCTACCGTGGCAGTCTTTGGTTTGGGCGGTGTTGGTTTAAGTGTTTTACAGGGTGCGGTATTAGCCAAGGCCAGCCGTATTATCGCGGTAGATATTAACGAAGATAAATTTGAAATGGCCAAGTTGTTGGGTGCTACTGATTGTATTAACCCGAAAAACTACGATGCGCCGATTCAGGACGTGATTGTTGATTTAACCGATGGCGGCGTGGATTATTCCTTTGAAGCCATTGGCAGAACCGAAACCATGCGTTCAGCTTTAGAGTGCTGTCATAAGGGTTGGGGTGAATCAACCATTATCGGTGTAGCCGGTGCTGGTCAGGAAATTACAACTCGTCCATTCCAGTTAGTTACTGGTCGCGTCTGGCGCGGTAGTGCTTTTGGTGGTGTGAAAGGCCGTTCACAATTGCCGGGTTATGTTGAGCAATATATGCAAGGTGATATTAAAGTCGATGAAATGGTTACTCATACCATGGGCCTTGAAGATATTAATAAAGCCTTTGACCTAATGCACTCCGGTGAAAGTATTCGTTCCGTCGTTATTTTTTAA
- a CDS encoding phytoene desaturase family protein, which produces MNNKYYDAIIIGGGHNGLSCAAYLAKAGKSVLVLEAAEQLGGLGATREFAPGFKASVAHTLPQLTNSLVDELELRKHGFQLASSDLDTIALSPEGKHITVSHGHLKGASAEDTAAYDQYLQLMQKFSDAINTFWHKTPPMVGSGHLKDLSTVGLFGWKLRTLGKDDMREMMRMIALPAQDLMDEYFASPLLKAALSWDANVGSKLAPRSPNNAVLALLFRMSGDFSGSLPLPKGGVGGLVEAMAKSASSFGAEIKTGSPVATVIVEEHRATGVTLENGETFSANTIISNADPKTSFFKLVGARYFDVQFTHRINRLRNDGFVAKVHLALDGLPNFKGLDSPTGRMMIAPSMQSIENAFDQAKYGSFAEELPMEVLIPSLHDDSLAAAGKHVLSAQVQYAPYAIKGGWQQHREQFLENVIATLEKYAPDIRSKITASELLTPEDLEQQFRVSGGHWHHAEFALDNWWMNRPTYGASQYKTPLPGFYLCGAGAHPGGGIMGAAGANAAKAILDNKQ; this is translated from the coding sequence ATGAATAATAAATATTACGATGCCATTATTATTGGCGGCGGCCATAACGGCTTAAGCTGCGCAGCGTATCTGGCCAAAGCGGGCAAATCGGTATTGGTACTGGAAGCCGCCGAACAGCTGGGCGGTCTGGGTGCTACCCGTGAATTTGCACCGGGTTTTAAAGCCTCAGTTGCCCACACCCTGCCACAACTTACCAACAGTCTGGTCGATGAACTGGAACTGCGCAAGCATGGTTTTCAGCTGGCCTCATCGGATCTGGATACCATTGCCTTATCACCAGAGGGCAAGCATATTACGGTTTCCCATGGCCACCTCAAAGGTGCATCCGCTGAAGATACTGCGGCCTACGATCAGTACTTGCAGCTAATGCAAAAATTTTCCGATGCCATTAATACCTTCTGGCATAAAACCCCACCCATGGTGGGCAGCGGTCATTTAAAAGACCTGAGCACTGTGGGTTTGTTTGGCTGGAAACTTAGAACACTGGGCAAAGATGATATGCGTGAAATGATGCGTATGATCGCCCTGCCAGCCCAGGATTTAATGGATGAGTATTTTGCCAGCCCACTATTAAAAGCCGCCCTTAGCTGGGACGCCAACGTCGGCAGCAAACTGGCGCCACGCTCGCCTAACAATGCGGTTCTGGCCTTATTATTTCGTATGAGTGGCGACTTTAGTGGCAGCCTGCCTTTACCCAAAGGCGGTGTCGGTGGTTTAGTTGAAGCGATGGCAAAATCAGCAAGCAGCTTTGGCGCTGAGATTAAAACCGGTAGCCCGGTAGCCACAGTGATTGTGGAAGAACATCGCGCCACTGGCGTCACCCTGGAAAATGGTGAAACCTTTAGCGCCAATACGATTATTTCCAATGCCGACCCTAAAACCAGCTTCTTTAAATTGGTCGGTGCCCGTTATTTTGATGTGCAGTTTACCCACCGTATTAATCGTTTACGCAATGATGGCTTTGTTGCCAAAGTTCATCTCGCACTGGATGGCTTACCCAACTTTAAGGGTTTGGATTCGCCCACTGGCCGAATGATGATAGCCCCTTCGATGCAATCGATTGAAAATGCCTTTGATCAAGCCAAATACGGTAGTTTTGCAGAAGAGCTCCCGATGGAAGTATTGATACCCAGTTTACACGATGACAGTCTGGCTGCTGCTGGCAAGCATGTGCTATCAGCACAGGTGCAATATGCACCTTACGCCATCAAAGGTGGCTGGCAGCAACATCGCGAGCAATTCTTAGAGAATGTTATCGCCACACTCGAAAAATACGCACCGGATATTCGCAGCAAGATCACTGCCAGCGAGCTATTAACGCCGGAAGATTTAGAACAACAATTCCGTGTTAGCGGCGGCCATTGGCACCACGCTGAATTTGCCCTCGATAACTGGTGGATGAACCGCCCGACCTATGGCGCATCACAATATAAAACACCCCTGCCGGGCTTTTATTTATGTGGTGCCGGCGCCCACCCTGGTGGTGGCATTATGGGGGCGGCGGGTGCCAATGCCGCCAAAGCCATCCTCGATAACAAACAGTGA
- a CDS encoding YheU family protein, which translates to MDDYIEIPPEQLSQEVLQAVIEEFITREGTDYGLQDYSLEQKVMQIQRQLDDGRVVIAYDPVSESCTLLTKD; encoded by the coding sequence GTGGATGATTATATTGAAATCCCACCTGAGCAATTAAGTCAGGAGGTTTTGCAAGCCGTGATCGAGGAGTTTATTACTCGTGAAGGTACCGATTACGGCTTGCAGGATTATTCACTCGAGCAAAAGGTGATGCAGATACAGCGGCAATTGGATGATGGCAGGGTGGTGATTGCTTATGACCCGGTATCTGAAAGTTGCACTCTGTTAACTAAGGACTAG
- a CDS encoding glycine cleavage system protein R, with product MSTSIVFTFIGNDKPGLVEKLSHTVSEHGGNWLESRMSQLAGHFAGIARIQISNDKADALRAALTALAGDDLSVNLEDNPVTTDSSAYKTIKLSLLGNDRPGIVKELSGAMAALQINVCEMNTNVSSAPMSAEPLFSASAEIQVPTSLDINALNDRLDDIANELDVDINLED from the coding sequence GTGAGCACATCCATTGTTTTTACATTTATTGGCAACGACAAACCGGGCTTGGTAGAGAAGCTCTCTCATACCGTTTCAGAACACGGCGGTAACTGGCTGGAAAGCCGTATGAGCCAATTGGCCGGTCATTTTGCCGGGATTGCCCGTATCCAAATCAGTAATGATAAAGCCGATGCTCTGCGCGCAGCCCTGACTGCGCTTGCCGGCGATGACCTCTCGGTCAACCTTGAAGATAACCCGGTGACTACAGATAGCAGCGCTTATAAAACCATCAAGCTCAGCCTGCTGGGCAATGACCGCCCCGGTATTGTTAAAGAGCTTTCTGGTGCCATGGCTGCCTTACAGATTAATGTCTGTGAAATGAACACCAATGTCAGCAGCGCCCCAATGTCAGCGGAGCCACTATTTTCTGCCTCAGCGGAGATTCAGGTACCCACCTCACTGGATATCAATGCGTTAAACGACAGGCTGGACGATATTGCCAATGAACTGGATGTGGATATCAATTTGGAGGACTAG
- a CDS encoding AraC family transcriptional regulator, producing MPPKTISRTLGKNLGRAQPHKQLLHSYEIQLMIRNLVEQQAVALTDIIQGSGVAARELDNPAHRLTLEQELALYTNISHLNNDPLLALRTGARLGLPNYGILGYAMMGAATVREALQLLVEFAPLVSWASHSKLSRETVAGESCLCLSIFPTPADTVTNEMEVESTMASLQTIFNELVGEPVLFAAIDMAHPLRAKGKEGYSVFFQCPITFAAGRNALLVSKSLLDRRLPHAQPEYAELLKDLCRETMSTLTEDRGLVAAVKAIITEWDNGVPTLEQVAEKFHQSSRTLRRHLKDLGLSYQAILDEVRFSEAKRYLSSTHLTVEAIGSSLGYADVRSFRVAFKRWSGVAPTVWRSKFQ from the coding sequence ATGCCCCCTAAAACAATAAGCCGGACCCTTGGCAAGAACCTTGGTCGGGCCCAGCCCCATAAGCAGCTTCTGCATAGCTATGAAATCCAGTTAATGATCCGCAATCTGGTGGAGCAGCAAGCTGTTGCCCTGACGGATATTATCCAGGGTAGCGGGGTAGCTGCACGGGAGCTGGATAACCCCGCACACCGCTTAACGCTGGAACAGGAGCTGGCGCTCTACACCAATATTTCCCATCTGAATAACGACCCCTTACTGGCCTTGCGCACAGGTGCGCGACTGGGCTTGCCCAACTACGGTATTCTCGGCTATGCCATGATGGGGGCGGCAACGGTGAGGGAGGCTTTGCAATTACTGGTAGAGTTTGCGCCGCTAGTCAGCTGGGCCTCACACAGTAAATTAAGCCGTGAGACAGTGGCCGGTGAATCCTGTCTTTGCCTGTCGATATTTCCTACTCCCGCTGATACCGTGACCAATGAAATGGAAGTGGAAAGTACCATGGCGTCCCTGCAAACTATTTTTAATGAGCTAGTGGGTGAGCCGGTCTTATTTGCGGCCATTGATATGGCACATCCCTTAAGGGCTAAGGGAAAAGAGGGTTATAGCGTTTTTTTCCAATGCCCAATAACCTTTGCTGCGGGCCGCAATGCCTTGCTGGTTTCAAAATCGCTGTTGGACAGACGTTTACCCCATGCGCAGCCTGAATATGCTGAACTGCTAAAAGATCTGTGCCGGGAGACTATGTCCACCTTAACGGAAGACCGTGGTCTGGTTGCCGCGGTTAAAGCGATTATTACTGAGTGGGACAACGGGGTACCAACACTGGAGCAGGTGGCGGAAAAATTTCACCAATCCTCCCGAACCCTCCGGCGTCATTTAAAGGACTTGGGCCTGTCCTATCAAGCGATTTTAGACGAGGTGCGCTTTAGCGAAGCAAAGCGTTATTTATCCTCCACCCACCTAACCGTTGAGGCGATCGGATCCTCTTTAGGTTATGCAGACGTGCGCAGTTTTCGAGTGGCTTTTAAACGTTGGTCAGGTGTTGCTCCCACTGTTTGGCGTAGCAAGTTTCAATAA
- the purU gene encoding formyltetrahydrofolate deformylase: MNDLSVSTYRLVISCPDQVGIVAKVTQFIAEQGGSLMEANNHTDIDKGWFFIRCVINAQTLNCDLATFRERFASIASDYQMKWYIRDSEVKQKVVLLASHASHCLADLLHRWHSGELDCDIPCVVSNHENLRSMVEWHGIPFHYVPVDKNDKAPAFAKMEEIIQRHDADTIVLARYMQIIPPSLCDRYAGRLINIHHSFLPSFIGANPYQKAFERGVKLIGATSHYVTQDLDEGPIIEQDVVRVNHRHGKDELVRLGKDVEKSVLSRALRNHLEDRVIVLGNKTVVFD; this comes from the coding sequence ATGAATGATCTATCCGTATCGACCTATCGCCTGGTGATTTCTTGTCCTGATCAGGTTGGCATTGTGGCTAAAGTGACCCAGTTTATTGCCGAGCAGGGTGGCTCTTTAATGGAGGCCAATAACCATACAGATATCGATAAAGGTTGGTTTTTTATTCGCTGCGTTATCAATGCGCAAACCCTCAATTGTGATCTTGCTACATTTCGTGAGCGCTTTGCGTCTATCGCCAGCGACTATCAAATGAAATGGTATATCCGTGACTCAGAGGTCAAGCAGAAGGTGGTATTGCTAGCCAGCCATGCCTCCCATTGTCTGGCGGATTTATTGCATCGCTGGCATAGTGGCGAACTCGATTGTGACATTCCCTGTGTGGTGTCCAATCATGAAAATTTGCGTAGCATGGTTGAGTGGCACGGCATTCCTTTTCACTATGTACCGGTGGATAAAAATGACAAGGCACCTGCCTTTGCCAAAATGGAAGAAATTATTCAACGGCACGATGCGGATACCATTGTATTGGCTCGTTATATGCAAATTATCCCGCCCTCATTATGTGACCGTTACGCCGGTCGTTTGATCAATATCCATCATAGCTTTTTGCCTTCGTTTATTGGTGCCAATCCTTATCAAAAAGCCTTTGAGAGAGGGGTTAAATTAATTGGTGCGACCAGTCACTATGTGACCCAGGATTTGGATGAAGGCCCCATTATTGAGCAAGATGTCGTGCGGGTTAATCACCGGCATGGCAAAGATGAGCTAGTGCGTTTGGGTAAAGATGTAGAAAAAAGCGTTCTATCCAGAGCGCTGCGTAACCACCTTGAAGATCGCGTGATTGTGCTGGGTAATAAAACGGTGGTTTTTGATTAA